The Mycobacterium riyadhense sequence CATAGCCGTGGTCATACGCCAACCCGTCGGACAGTACGACGAGTAGTCGCCGGGTGGTGCCACCCCGGTTCTCCAGCACGGCGGCGCCGTGCCGGATCGCCGCGCCCAGTCGGGAGTATGCGCCCGGCACCAGGCCGCGAAGACGCCGCAACGCCAGCACATCGAGAGTGTCGTCGAAGCGCTTTATCGGCATCACGTGCACGGCTGGTCTTCCCCGGGAATGAAACGCGTAGAGCGCCAGGCGATCTCCTATGCCGTGCAGGGCGAGGGCCAGGGCCGCCGCCGTGGCCCGCTGTTGTTCGTGAACGGTCGTGCCGCTCGCGCCCGCCTCGGCGACCGAGCCGGAGACGTCAAGCAGCAGCAATACGGCAAGATCGCGCCGACGGCGCAGGCTGTCGATGTAGACCGCCTCGTCGGGTGCGGAGCCCGCCATGCTCTCGACCCGTGTTTCGATCGCCGCGTCGATGTCGATGTCATCGCCTTGGACTTGGCGGTGAAACCAATCGGGTCCCAGGCCCAGGCGGGCCAGTGGCCGGTGCAGCCCGTACTCATTGAAGCCGTCCGCGGTCGTGACGTCCTTGATGCGGGGCTTCACCTCGCGCACGGTGCACCAGTTCGGCCGATACCGCTGTCGATGAATGTCCCACTCGGGGTACATGATTCCCTGGCCCGCGTGTTCCGGGCCATCGATCGGACCCGCCGGTGCGGTCGAGAACGCCGCGGCGACGTTGCCACGGGTTCCGGAGCGCGTCCAGTGCGTCGGCGCGTCGGCCCCCGGCTGACCGCCCTCACCGAGTCGGCGCACCGATCTCAGCATTTTGCGCAGTAGCCGGCCCAGCGCTCCCCCGCCGCCGATCGGGCTGGTGAACACGTCGGCAGCGTCGGATCCGTTGTCGTCATGGTCCTCATCGAGTTCGCGCAGCGCCTTCTGGCGGCGGTTCGCACCATGGTCGCCGACGGGCTTCTCGGTAGTCTTATTGGACGCCAATAGGATTCGCGACCGGATCGTTCCGAAGCTCTCGGGTGGGTTCGCAACCGGCCGCCGGCCGCGCGCGATGGCCAACGAAGTGGCCGGCGAATCGCTATCGACGTCGGTAGCGGCAAGCGTGCGCACCGGCGCGGGCAACAGATCGGCATTGGCGGCAAGAGCCCGGCTCGCTTCCACAGCCAGGTATCGCCGAGCCAGCGCTGGACGACGCTTAAGCGTGCGCAGCATCTTCGGTTCCAGGCTTCCGGCCGCCAGCAACGACGCCTGCACCACCAACGCCTCAAGTTGTTCACGCGCGCTGCGGCTGGCGTCGACGAATATCGTGGTGCCATCCGTCCACGCCAGTTCGCCGGGTTCGCTACGCGCTACCTGCAGCGTGCGGCCGGACAGCGCCGAAGCCAGCATGCCCAATCGCGCCAACCTATCGGAGTTCACTTGGTCGCTCCTCGCGCCACGGCCTTGTTGACCAAATATCTGTTCCAACGTAAAGTCCGGCTTGTCCGCAGTCAATCGCGTTAGGTCGAGAGCAGAATTGGATTTCTCCTACCCGGCGGAAGTCGAACGGTTCCGCCATGAGTTGCGCGCCTGGCTGTCGGAGAACCTCACTGACGAGCTGATCGCGGCCCGCCGCCACCCCGGACGAGATGATGCGGAATTCGAGATGCTGCGGTCGTGGAACGCAACCATGGCCGATGCCGGCTGGGCGGCGGTCTCCTGGCCCATCGAGTACGGCGGCCGCGGGGCGACGGTCCTGGAACAGTTGGTCTATACCGAAGAGACCACGCGTGCCCGGGCTCCGTTGCCGCTCAACGTCATCGGCATGAACAACATCGCGCCGGCCATCATGCAGTACGGCATCGAAGACCAGAAGCAGACGCTACTGCCCCGGATGATGCGTGCGGACGATATCTGGTGCCAGGGTATGTCCGAACCCGAAGCCGGATCCGATCTAGCCTCGCTACGCACCCGC is a genomic window containing:
- a CDS encoding nitric oxide reductase activation protein NorD — encoded protein: MNSDRLARLGMLASALSGRTLQVARSEPGELAWTDGTTIFVDASRSAREQLEALVVQASLLAAGSLEPKMLRTLKRRPALARRYLAVEASRALAANADLLPAPVRTLAATDVDSDSPATSLAIARGRRPVANPPESFGTIRSRILLASNKTTEKPVGDHGANRRQKALRELDEDHDDNGSDAADVFTSPIGGGGALGRLLRKMLRSVRRLGEGGQPGADAPTHWTRSGTRGNVAAAFSTAPAGPIDGPEHAGQGIMYPEWDIHRQRYRPNWCTVREVKPRIKDVTTADGFNEYGLHRPLARLGLGPDWFHRQVQGDDIDIDAAIETRVESMAGSAPDEAVYIDSLRRRRDLAVLLLLDVSGSVAEAGASGTTVHEQQRATAAALALALHGIGDRLALYAFHSRGRPAVHVMPIKRFDDTLDVLALRRLRGLVPGAYSRLGAAIRHGAAVLENRGGTTRRLLVVLSDGLAYDHGYERVYGAGDARRALAEARGRGTGCVCLTIGAATDPEELQRVFGSAAHAAVARPEQLRQVVGPLFRTALRAAEVRRPEPRYVRRGAA